The sequence GATCGTCCCACAACCGGAGGACAGTTTGTGCAACAGGGTGTACCTTCCAAAGTTTGCATGGAGTGAGGATGGAGATGGTAGTAAAGTCAGCGCATACTATGATTTGGTGAGCCGGCGATATTATCCCAAGTTCTATGGACTGATGGAACCCATGAACTCCATCTGGATTCAGCCGAAAGCTTCGCGTGCGTAGCTAGGAGTGTGTGTGGGTGTGGCTATGAAAAATTGAAAATGAATCTTCATTTTACACGAGGATATAAACAATTTCATATGATAGCTGTAATAATTTACTAAAGCCGTGTTTAGATCCATTAGCCAAAAATTTTTGAAACATAATCTTTTTATTTCGGActgctaaataaaatctatttacaaaattttttgtgccgatggattgtaaatcgcaagacgaatataatgagcctatttaattcataattaatttataattagttaATGATTACTGTaatatcactgttgcaaattataaattaaataAGTTCATTTCAAAGCATCTGCAGTGGCCTTTCCGCATGAATCGATTCATACGCTCCACGAAAGCAATTTGTTTTCTCTCTCCAGTCCAAACTGTCAATCTGTCATTAATGAATCTAGtctcaaataaaaaactaatatCCTCTTTGCTTTTGCCCACGGCTTCCCCTCACAAGCAAAGTGTCAGCGCATTCTACATCTTATTTTATTGCCCATGGGTCGACTCCCAAAGATAGTTCGACTCTTCGCTCTCTCATCTAGATTCAGCTTTCTCCACTGGTTGCATCGATTCTTCCCACTGCCACATTAGACCATGAGTCGGCCAGGGGAGAAGTCCTTATAtttatctcgcgatttacaactcattcgtataaaaaattttataaatagacttcatttaatattctatgcatgtgtccaaatattggatgtgatatttttggaggaaaaaaattttaaatctaaacacaccctaattcTTGTTTACTTGTAGTAAACGTACGGGCATATTTACTGCAAGATGTTTGAGTTTTTTTGTGTCTAGTGTTTACTCTATTTGTATTAAGCGTACTTCTAGATTAAGTTTTTGagggaaaattttaaattaaataattaaataaattaATTCTATCTCTAATAGCATCTTCTCTCGAAATTAACAAATTCATCACAGACGCCTCAATTCTATATGTTAAAGCCccgaggggcggcgcgcggccaggcagGCCACGTGGGCCGGAAAAATTTGGCCGTCCGATCATGATCCGATGGCTATggatgaaagggaatcttgctatttcagagtactaaataaaatctatttacaaaaccttttacgTGGATGGGttataaatcacgagacgaatctaataagcatacttaattcatgattaactcataattagtgaacggttatagtagtatcactgtatggctacggatgaaTGGGAATCTTGATATttcgaagtactaaataaaatctatttacaaaaccttttacacagatgggttataaatcacgagacgaatctaatgaatatacttaattcataattaacttATAATTAGTGGACGGTTACTGTAGAATCACTAcatggctacggatgaaagggaatcttgctattccggagtactaaataaaatctatttacaaatccTTTTAcacggatggattgtaaatcacgagacgaatctaatgagcatacttaattcatgattaattcataattagtgaacggttactgtagtatcactgttgtaaatcatagattaagtgagctcattagattcatctcgctatttacaacctatccgtataaaaattttgtaaatagattttatttagtattccatgcatgtgctCAATATGTTAAAGCCCCTCGGGGCGGCGAGCGGCCAGGCAGGCCACGTAGGCCGGAAAAATTCGCCCGTCCGATCGCGATCCGATGGCTACGGAtgaaaaggaatcttgctattccagagtactaaataaaatctatttacaaaatcttttacatggatgggttgtaaatcccGAGACGGATCTAATaagcatacttaattcatgattaacttATAATTAGTGAActgttactgtagtatcactgtatggctacggatgaaagggaatcttactatttcgaagtactaaataaaatctatttacaaaaccttttacacggatgggttgtaaatcacgagacgaatctaatgagcatacttaattcatgattaactcataattagtggatgattactgtagaaTCACTGTctggctacggatgaaagggaatcttgctatttcggagtactaaataaaatttatttacaaaaccttttgcacggatgggttgtaaatcacgagactaatctaatgagcatacttaattcatgattaactcataattagtgatcggttactgtagtatcattgttgcaaatcatagattaagtaggctcattagattcgtctcgctatTTACAACCTATCCgggtaaaaaaatttgtaaatagattttatttagtattccatgcatgtgctcaaatatttgatgtgacgtttttgggataaaatttttgaatctaaTCACGGCTCTAATTTCTATAAGTGAATGCCCCGAAGGTCGGCGCAAGGGCAGACCGGCCACATCAGTAAAAAAGATTCCCACCATTCGATCCTAAATTGACAGTGCATATGACTGGCCGTGCCATCGTTATCTTTGAGGCCTTGAGACACGAATGGTCCATGCGTCAGCTCTCCATTCGATCACTGCAAAACATCTGAATCTAGAACTCTCGACTGGTAATTTTGGTGGCCTCCGAATGTGTGTGTGCTCTACTGCAATGACGGTAGTGAAACTAGGCCGGAGAGCCACACGGCGAGTTTGGGCGGGCCGCCGGGCACgccctcgacgggtgcggcgAGTTCATGCCGTCACCGGCGGGCGACCCGGCCTCGCTCCGGTACGCCGCAGTGCCGCAGGTCAGGCGTGATAGCCGCGTATTGCATGGTGATGAGATGTCCGAGGACCGCTCCCGGCCGCCTTCGACGGCGAGATTGAGACGTCAGATTTCAACTactatttttttactttttttctttaaaaataaatatcatatttctatctatatatatttatttgtcTATACATCTACTATAAATCTCTATAAAAACTTATATTGCCAAacgaaaacaaataaataaattacgCGCGCCAACGCGCGCAAGGCACTCGTTGTACTATAAATAATTCTGGCCTTCTGGCCCAGCAGCTGCTTTGTAAATCTTTTGTGAACtgggcgtgcgcggcgggctCACTGGGCCGAAGCGTCCATGGTGGGCTGTTATTGGGCCCCCAGCTGGCCCAACCTAACCGCACCGGTCGTGTCGTCGTGCCGCCCCGACGCGCCGCCGGCTACGCAGTGGACGCAggcgagagggaggagggatggaggcggcgctgcgcgggatCAGGGGGAAGCTGACGGAGCACCGGGAGAAGGTGGTCAGCGCGCTGCTGCTGGGATCGTTCCTGGCGCTGGGGTGGCGGTCGGCGGAGCAGCAGCGCGAGATCGAGGGCCTGGAGGCCGAGAAGAactccctccgcgccgccaaCGCCTCCATGTCCACCGCCATGTGGGCCTGGCGGGAGGAGCtcttctccctcgccgccgcgccctcctcccccATCTCCGTATCCCGCCTCCGCCACATctacggcgaggaggaggtcgcaccgcccgccgcgcccaAGCAGCCAGGTGGGTACCTCAGGCTCGCTGCGGCGATGTgatggtctttttttttttcaaccaGAGCTTGATTGATACTACTCCGGTGAAATTGCCTGTTTGATTCACATCGAAGCGTATAGTTCGGTAGTTTCAATCCAGTTATTTTTCCCCCCACACCTGACCATGCTTATAGTAGGcaaggttttaaatagccggctatagttGCCGCTATCTTCCGCTATAGCCTTTTTGGAGAGCTACCGCTAGGagaaatagccggctatagcccgctatatctggctatagcttccgctatcaGCATTTTAGGATCATTGCCGCTAAATgccatagcccgctatttaaaacattgatAGTAGGTCGAAATGTCACTAAAGCTAGGTAAGGGTTTTCACTGTTCTAAGTGTATAGGTTATGCTCTGTGCCATGAATTATACATTTGATGAAGCTTGATGGTGCTTTGCTGCAGTAGTATGATGGCATCTTTCTATACTATACAAAATGCACAACTTTCTGTCTGAATTCTGAGTACGGTAGGGACTTAACAACACATCATCCAATTCCAACTGGAACCTAGAATTCAGTTTGTGGTTGTCTCTATTGTAGCTATGTCTAAGAAAGCTTCTTGTAGAGGAGTTTGCGATTTGGTTATCATTTATCCTTTTGAAATTTCCTGTTTCTAATTAGCATTTTTTTTAGCTCTATGACTATGATTTTGTCGTTCAGAATGCTTAAGTTATGGTTAAGTTACACTCGCATCCATATTAAATGATATACTACGTCAAAAGCATGGAATGCACCTGAGGCTCCGTTTGGATGTCGATATTGGAGGCCTTGGCATTGAATTGAGTTCAATGCCAAATTAACTTAGTATTGGTATTAGGTTACAATACCAAAGCCATTGTTTGGATGTAGATAAAATTGGGAGATGGAATCAAAGCAGCTGGGGAATACCGATTCATGTTTGGATGTCCACACCGTGGCATCTGATTTTGTCCACGCTGAGGGAGGCAGGGGACGAGCCGcacggctcgccggcggaggaTCGGCGCGGGTCTCGCCGCGGAGGGgtgcaggggaggggcgccgcgcagctcgccggcgaaGGGGCGGCGAGGGGCAGGCGGCGGGCTGCTGGGCCCCATCGAGCTCCGTGCTGGGCCCCATCGAGCTCCGTGCCCATGGCCGAAGCACGCGGCGGCACGACGTTCCCCGCTGGCTAGCAGccagccggcgcccctcctccctcaactCCGACGGCGCCAGcggccctccgccccctccctctccaatcctgctccccatcctcctccgtggcgcgggcggagctagggcgggcgcggcgccggcgagcgcaggcggagtgccggccggccgcgggaggggggagctggcggcgggcctcgcggcggcgccccccgcccctgctctcctggtgCAGGGCCAAGGCGGAGGCCGCGACGCGCGGCCGGGCGGAGGCTCCctggagctcgcggcggaggcTCGACGAGGCGGACGGGCGGCCCACGCGCAGGGGCGCGTGGCCCCGCGAGCAGGCGCGCGGCTCGCGGCGGAGGTCCGCCCATGGGAGTCGcgcggagggaggaaggaggccgGGTCGCTCAATGCAGCGCAATACGGAGGCGAAGAGGTCCGAATTGCGGGAGGTGGTGGAGTGGTACCCAGAATACCGCTTGGCATTGGGTCCAGTTTCCAATTCCAATTCCAATTCCGAAATCATCCAAACAGCTGGCATTGAGTGTATCCAATGCCAATTCCGAATTCCAGGCTTCAATGCATACATCCAAACGTGGCATGAAGGATTTCTACTTTCTATTGCTGTGAATTTGTATATTATGCTTGTGTCCTTGTCAATGTATTAGGCAGCTTGAATCACCTTGTACCGGTACTTAACCATGATGATGTGCAAAATGAGTTTATTCTTTGTCGAAATTGTAAGGTAATCGTGCAGTCCGTGCCTCAAACTTGAGATTTGTAATCTCATGTGAAAAATTATCCCTTAATGCTCAGTGAGGTTGCCATGCCTTTTCGACTTAGCTTTTGAAATCTCTGATTGACTCATTATCAACATCATGCTTATAGCAAAATAGTAGTGAAAAACTGAAAGTGAACAGTTTACTAGTATAGATATG comes from Panicum virgatum strain AP13 chromosome 4K, P.virgatum_v5, whole genome shotgun sequence and encodes:
- the LOC120702620 gene encoding uncharacterized protein LOC120702620, whose protein sequence is MEAALRGIRGKLTEHREKVVSALLLGSFLALGWRSAEQQREIEGLEAEKNSLRAANASMSTAMWAWREELFSLAAAPSSPISVSRLRHIYGEEEVAPPAAPKQPGSDAGEESISIA